Proteins encoded in a region of the Candidatus Brocadia sp. genome:
- the secG gene encoding preprotein translocase subunit SecG, translated as MVRAEKAFKWGIAIIVIFGILNAFYFLNLVIALKIVLPVLCVFLIGSILLQSGKGGGLAAIGGLGDQAAFGTRTSTFLTKVTYLIGAAFIVATVFLFKLSIPARGISTMITQEAPETQHTHNHPAHGDQHGHGDIPHTERKAGDASAVGMQNVAEETPNKPVPENQSMGMKPVREEEQPSGVPERATSEGQKDTDENSNK; from the coding sequence ATGGTAAGGGCTGAAAAGGCATTTAAATGGGGAATTGCGATCATTGTTATCTTTGGAATATTAAATGCATTCTACTTTTTAAATTTAGTCATTGCGCTAAAGATTGTGCTACCTGTATTATGCGTGTTCCTGATTGGGTCTATCTTATTGCAATCGGGTAAAGGTGGAGGATTGGCAGCTATCGGTGGGTTGGGAGACCAGGCTGCCTTTGGTACGAGAACAAGTACATTTTTAACCAAAGTTACCTACCTCATAGGTGCTGCATTTATTGTCGCTACAGTCTTTTTGTTTAAGTTATCCATCCCTGCTAGGGGGATAAGTACGATGATTACGCAGGAAGCCCCTGAGACACAACATACGCACAACCATCCTGCACATGGAGATCAGCATGGACACGGTGATATTCCCCATACGGAAAGAAAAGCCGGTGATGCCTCTGCGGTTGGCATGCAAAATGTGGCAGAGGAAACACCAAACAAACCCGTGCCGGAGAACCAATCAATGGGTATGAAACCTGTTCGGGAGGAAGAACAACCTTCAGGTGTTCCAGAGAGGGCCACGTCCGAAGGGCAAAAAGATACAGACGAAAATTCAAATAAATAG
- a CDS encoding DNA translocase FtsK, giving the protein MGIKRFVCCIIAIILIAFALFVFLSFLSYSSNDPPFADYPINDPVKNFCGIAGAQVAGYAMAGMGRTSYLVVIMIGWLGVQYLSKERVEYLWVRALGAVLLLFSVASLLTFGCYLFKKSFLSVNVGGIFGIVIVSRLYEYFNLTGTFIILGLGFVIAIMLLLNATPISPFLKIPKGKRIGSTPVRDSGAKGVDTPLHSRVNTLDNSNLLDDDLGENHANTYPASATVEIEGEHCEPGGKLKKVQVEYDSEQYPEEEEVGSYGTDPGKKKDDAYKLPPSDLLEKPVFKEYADDWDQITQRAQVLKNTLEQFNVKSEVVEIERGPVITMYELELAPGTKVGKVVGLSDDLAIALKAPSVRVVAPLMGKSSIGLEVPNIQRKMVMLRELLEASEEVRKKMAIPLLIGKDVAGNPVISDLASMPHLLIAGTTGSGKSVCLNSVILSILFLRHPSDVQLLLVDPKMVEFSLFREIPHLISPVVTDMKKAAAVLEWAVNKMEERYALLASVGVKHINGYNRLGMTEIKRRLNPDGDANLEDVPFYLPHIVIVVDELADLMMVASKEVEASVIRLSQKSRAVGIHLILATQRPSVDVITGLIKSNLPSRISFYVASKVDSRTILDQNGAEKLLGSGDMLFLPPGTSKLVRVQGAYVSDEEVKNAVEYLRKCAAPKFSPELKCWKGASDKENSTKDNLYTEAVRIVLETQRGSVSLLQRRLEIGYSRAAKLIDLMAEDGIVGEYKGSQAREVFLTLEEWDAQMARMNPEENG; this is encoded by the coding sequence ATGGGGATTAAACGTTTTGTTTGTTGTATTATTGCAATTATCCTTATTGCCTTCGCATTATTTGTCTTCTTAAGCTTTCTCAGTTATTCCTCCAACGATCCTCCCTTTGCAGATTATCCCATCAATGACCCTGTAAAAAATTTTTGCGGAATTGCTGGAGCGCAAGTTGCCGGATATGCTATGGCGGGTATGGGAAGAACTTCCTATCTGGTTGTTATCATGATAGGCTGGCTGGGGGTACAATATCTTTCTAAGGAGAGGGTCGAATATCTCTGGGTAAGAGCGCTTGGAGCCGTTTTGTTGTTATTTTCGGTTGCTTCCTTACTGACCTTCGGGTGCTATCTGTTTAAAAAGAGCTTTCTGTCCGTCAACGTTGGCGGGATTTTTGGAATTGTAATTGTTTCAAGACTGTACGAATATTTTAATTTAACAGGTACCTTTATTATCTTAGGATTAGGATTTGTTATAGCAATCATGCTCTTGCTAAATGCCACCCCCATCTCACCCTTTCTCAAAATACCAAAAGGGAAAAGAATCGGGTCAACTCCGGTACGTGATTCTGGCGCAAAAGGTGTCGATACCCCTCTCCATTCAAGGGTAAATACGCTTGATAATTCAAACCTTTTGGATGACGACCTTGGAGAAAACCATGCAAATACGTATCCTGCGAGTGCCACCGTGGAAATAGAGGGCGAACATTGCGAACCCGGTGGTAAGCTTAAAAAAGTCCAGGTGGAGTACGATAGTGAACAATATCCTGAAGAGGAAGAGGTTGGTAGTTATGGCACAGATCCTGGCAAGAAAAAAGATGATGCTTATAAGCTACCGCCGTCGGATTTACTGGAAAAGCCTGTCTTCAAAGAATATGCAGATGATTGGGATCAGATCACACAGCGTGCCCAGGTTTTGAAGAACACCCTTGAACAGTTTAATGTAAAATCAGAGGTTGTGGAAATCGAACGGGGGCCTGTCATTACTATGTACGAATTAGAATTAGCGCCGGGGACAAAGGTTGGCAAGGTGGTGGGTCTTTCGGACGATCTGGCTATTGCCCTGAAGGCACCAAGTGTAAGGGTTGTTGCCCCATTGATGGGTAAGTCTTCGATTGGTCTTGAAGTTCCCAATATCCAGAGAAAAATGGTGATGTTGAGGGAATTGCTGGAGGCCTCTGAAGAAGTGCGGAAAAAGATGGCCATTCCCCTTTTGATCGGTAAAGATGTGGCGGGAAATCCTGTCATATCGGATTTAGCGTCTATGCCGCATCTGCTCATTGCGGGAACAACGGGTTCCGGGAAATCGGTTTGCCTGAATTCGGTTATTTTGAGTATCCTCTTCTTGCGGCATCCCAGTGATGTTCAGCTCTTGTTAGTAGACCCTAAAATGGTTGAATTTTCGTTATTTCGGGAAATTCCTCACCTGATAAGCCCTGTAGTAACGGACATGAAAAAGGCGGCAGCTGTGCTGGAGTGGGCGGTAAACAAGATGGAGGAACGATACGCCTTGCTGGCCAGCGTGGGTGTAAAACATATTAACGGCTATAACAGGCTGGGAATGACCGAGATTAAAAGACGTCTGAATCCTGACGGAGACGCTAATCTCGAAGATGTACCTTTTTATCTTCCTCACATTGTTATTGTCGTGGATGAATTAGCCGATTTGATGATGGTGGCATCAAAAGAGGTTGAAGCGTCGGTAATCCGTCTTTCACAAAAGTCTCGTGCCGTGGGTATTCACCTCATACTGGCAACACAGCGGCCCTCGGTCGACGTGATTACGGGATTAATAAAATCAAATTTGCCTTCCCGGATATCATTTTACGTTGCTTCAAAAGTGGATTCGCGAACAATCCTGGATCAGAATGGAGCGGAAAAATTATTGGGAAGCGGAGATATGTTGTTCTTGCCGCCGGGAACCTCGAAGCTGGTGCGTGTTCAGGGGGCTTATGTAAGCGATGAGGAGGTGAAGAATGCGGTTGAATATCTGAGAAAATGCGCTGCGCCGAAATTTAGCCCGGAATTAAAGTGCTGGAAAGGTGCATCGGATAAGGAGAATAGTACCAAGGATAATCTCTATACTGAGGCGGTGAGGATAGTGCTTGAAACGCAAAGGGGGTCTGTTTCTCTCTTACAGAGAAGATTGGAGATTGGATATTCGCGCGCTGCTAAATTGATTGACCTGATGGCTGAAGATGGGATTGTGGGAGAATATAAGGGCAGTCAGGCGAGAGAAGTATTCCTGACGCTGGAAGAATGGGATGCACAAATGGCAAGAATGAATCCGGAAGAAAATGGATAA
- the pheA gene encoding prephenate dehydratase: MDITLLRKEIDKLDSKIVELLNERAKVVLKIGEIKKHNGAQVYAPHREQEVYSRIISQNKGPLTNDCLMAIYRELMAGSLILEKAIKVSYLGPQGTFSYFAAKQKFGSSVEYVPVRGIDDVFRDVEAGRSDYGIVPAENSTEGGIRETLNMFVEFDVKVCAEIILPIHHALITNCAKEEIKKVYSKPQILSQCKNWLASNLPRAELIEVSSSAEAARIVADAEKSGKEGRYCAVIANAEIAQQYGLNILCKNIEDNPNNITRFFVLSKEYGAPSEKDRTAVMCYIKNRAGALLEILEPFKTFNINLTNIEALPTRKKAWEYCFYLDFEGHVSNETIKKALDEVSKRCSDMKILGSFPKCD; this comes from the coding sequence ATGGATATAACCCTTTTAAGGAAGGAAATCGATAAGTTGGATTCAAAGATTGTAGAGCTACTGAATGAAAGGGCTAAAGTAGTATTGAAAATTGGTGAAATAAAAAAACACAATGGTGCACAAGTTTATGCCCCTCATAGGGAACAAGAAGTGTATTCACGTATTATATCCCAGAATAAAGGACCTCTGACGAACGATTGTTTGATGGCGATATATCGCGAGTTAATGGCTGGTTCATTGATATTGGAAAAGGCTATAAAGGTGTCATATCTTGGTCCTCAAGGGACTTTTAGTTATTTTGCCGCTAAACAAAAGTTTGGCTCATCCGTTGAGTACGTTCCGGTAAGGGGTATTGATGATGTTTTTAGGGATGTAGAAGCCGGGAGAAGTGATTATGGAATAGTACCGGCTGAAAATTCCACAGAGGGTGGAATCAGAGAGACATTAAATATGTTCGTGGAATTCGATGTTAAAGTGTGTGCCGAGATTATTTTGCCAATTCACCATGCTTTAATAACAAACTGTGCCAAAGAGGAGATTAAAAAGGTATACTCGAAGCCCCAGATTTTGTCGCAATGCAAAAATTGGTTGGCAAGTAATCTTCCTCGTGCTGAATTAATCGAAGTCAGCAGCAGTGCCGAGGCTGCTCGCATCGTTGCTGATGCTGAAAAATCCGGGAAAGAAGGGCGATATTGTGCGGTAATTGCCAATGCGGAGATAGCGCAGCAGTACGGATTGAATATTCTTTGTAAAAACATTGAAGACAACCCAAATAATATAACAAGGTTCTTTGTTTTAAGCAAAGAATACGGTGCGCCAAGTGAAAAGGACAGGACGGCAGTGATGTGCTACATAAAAAATCGTGCTGGGGCGTTATTGGAAATACTGGAACCTTTCAAAACCTTTAATATCAATCTCACAAATATTGAGGCATTACCTACCAGAAAAAAGGCGTGGGAATATTGTTTTTACCTGGATTTCGAAGGACATGTATCGAATGAAACGATAAAAAAAGCCCTCGATGAAGTGTCTAAAAGATGTTCTGATATGAAGATTTTGGGATCATTTCCAAAGTGTGATTGA
- the pgsA gene encoding CDP-diacylglycerol--glycerol-3-phosphate 3-phosphatidyltransferase: MGSFEFSKCTAFNLPNRLTLLRLLLAIVFFIFLSYRHYNSALAAFLLAWLTDWMDGYLARKKGLLTDFGRIADPFVDKIIVCGGFILLIQHAHDIIPPWMVVVIVAREFLVNSLRSYSESKGIEFGATIWGKAKMFVQSFTISLILLFFAQLNQFIAIKQGIIIMLWLTVIITLVSGITYMVKAGPAILEK; encoded by the coding sequence ATGGGATCGTTCGAGTTTTCAAAATGCACGGCATTCAATCTACCCAACCGATTAACCTTATTGAGGCTCTTGCTGGCTATTGTGTTTTTTATATTCCTGTCGTACCGGCATTATAATAGTGCCCTTGCGGCATTTTTATTAGCATGGTTAACCGACTGGATGGATGGATATTTGGCGCGAAAAAAAGGGCTCCTCACAGATTTTGGGCGTATTGCAGACCCATTTGTGGATAAGATCATTGTCTGTGGTGGATTTATCTTACTCATACAACATGCCCATGATATCATACCACCATGGATGGTTGTTGTAATTGTAGCGAGAGAATTTTTGGTTAATAGTCTCAGAAGCTATTCTGAATCAAAAGGGATTGAATTCGGGGCGACCATATGGGGGAAAGCAAAGATGTTCGTCCAGTCGTTTACCATCAGCCTCATCTTGCTGTTCTTCGCACAACTCAATCAATTTATTGCCATCAAACAGGGGATTATTATTATGCTCTGGCTTACGGTAATCATTACATTAGTTTCTGGGATTACGTATATGGTTAAAGCCGGTCCTGCAATCTTAGAGAAGTAG
- a CDS encoding guanylate kinase produces the protein MGKIVIISGPSGSGKTTVCKLLEKDPHVKKSVSVTTRLPRQNEKNGEAYHFISTTKLEEMIRGGELAEYAEYCGYYYGTPLNALKEALTKDIVYLLEIEVQGALQIMEKFPEAISIFLMPPDKKTLGQRLVQRNANKEQDIALRLKIADKELEYKDRYNYCVVNDDLEVTVNTIRKILNLA, from the coding sequence ATGGGTAAGATTGTGATTATTTCAGGGCCTTCGGGGTCGGGTAAAACAACAGTATGCAAACTGCTTGAAAAAGACCCCCATGTGAAGAAATCAGTATCAGTGACCACACGCCTACCCCGGCAAAATGAGAAAAATGGCGAGGCCTATCATTTTATCTCGACAACAAAATTAGAGGAAATGATTCGGGGGGGTGAACTGGCAGAATATGCAGAATATTGCGGGTACTACTATGGGACTCCCCTGAATGCTTTGAAAGAAGCCCTTACAAAAGATATTGTTTATTTACTCGAAATAGAGGTGCAGGGAGCGCTCCAGATTATGGAGAAATTCCCAGAGGCGATATCGATATTTTTGATGCCACCAGATAAAAAAACTCTGGGTCAGCGGTTAGTGCAAAGAAACGCAAATAAAGAACAGGATATAGCGCTTCGCTTGAAAATTGCTGATAAAGAATTAGAATATAAAGACAGATATAACTATTGTGTCGTGAACGATGATCTGGAAGTAACGGTAAATACTATCCGTAAAATACTAAATCTGGCGTGA
- a CDS encoding phosphopantothenoylcysteine decarboxylase: MSYHIVLGVTGSIAAYKAVEVVSSLIKKGNSVTVIMTSTAQRFVNPVTFRSISQNRVVTDLFVENENYDPNHVSLADRADLLVVAPATANFIGKVVSGIADDALTCTIMAARASVIIAPAMNDSMYLNPIVQENIKRLTKLGYIIIEPEEGRLCTGRVGVGRLASVEKIVGVIEEELNRKRNK, translated from the coding sequence ATGTCTTATCATATTGTTTTGGGAGTCACTGGAAGTATTGCAGCATACAAGGCCGTTGAGGTTGTATCCAGTCTGATTAAAAAGGGAAACAGTGTTACCGTGATCATGACGTCTACTGCCCAACGCTTTGTGAATCCCGTGACCTTTCGTTCGATCTCTCAAAATCGGGTTGTAACTGACCTTTTTGTTGAGAACGAGAATTACGACCCCAACCACGTATCACTGGCTGATCGTGCGGATTTGCTGGTGGTCGCGCCAGCCACAGCGAATTTCATTGGAAAGGTTGTATCCGGTATTGCAGACGATGCGTTAACATGTACCATTATGGCAGCGCGTGCCTCTGTGATTATTGCACCGGCAATGAATGACAGTATGTATTTGAATCCCATTGTGCAGGAAAATATAAAGAGATTAACGAAGCTCGGATATATAATTATTGAACCTGAAGAAGGCCGGTTGTGTACGGGTCGCGTTGGGGTAGGAAGATTGGCCTCCGTTGAGAAGATTGTTGGAGTAATCGAAGAAGAACTCAACAGGAAGAGGAACAAATGA
- a CDS encoding triose-phosphate isomerase, which produces MKKPFIVGNWKMNLTLREAVEFAKSLRGSLDDRNDAMCGICPPFVFLNDVCKVLKGSAICIAAQNIHSEKNGAYTGEISAIMVKEVGCTHVLIGHSERRHIFNENDSFINAKIKMALSVNLKPIFCVGETLHEREDGKTRHVIKNQLIEGLRGISADHIRDIVIAYEPVWAIGTGKTALPEQANEVHSFIRSFVMVEYGNDAANSLYIQYGGSVKPENAGELMAQHEIDGLLVGGASIRLDSFLKIVEVASTH; this is translated from the coding sequence ATAAAAAAGCCTTTTATTGTGGGAAACTGGAAGATGAATCTCACACTTAGGGAAGCAGTGGAATTTGCAAAATCGCTCCGAGGTAGTCTGGACGATAGAAACGATGCTATGTGTGGAATTTGTCCACCCTTTGTTTTTTTGAACGATGTTTGCAAGGTGTTAAAGGGTAGTGCTATCTGCATAGCAGCACAGAATATTCATAGTGAAAAAAACGGTGCTTATACGGGTGAGATTTCTGCTATCATGGTAAAAGAAGTTGGTTGTACTCACGTGCTTATAGGTCATTCCGAACGCAGACATATTTTTAATGAGAACGATTCTTTTATCAACGCCAAGATAAAGATGGCACTGTCCGTCAATTTAAAACCGATTTTTTGTGTTGGAGAAACATTACATGAAAGAGAGGATGGAAAAACAAGACATGTGATCAAAAATCAATTAATAGAGGGTTTGCGAGGAATTAGCGCAGATCACATAAGAGATATTGTGATTGCTTATGAGCCTGTATGGGCTATTGGTACGGGAAAAACGGCTTTACCTGAGCAGGCCAATGAAGTTCATTCGTTTATCAGAAGCTTTGTAATGGTTGAATACGGTAACGACGCTGCAAACAGCTTATATATCCAATATGGGGGAAGTGTAAAACCGGAGAATGCGGGAGAATTGATGGCACAGCATGAGATTGATGGCCTTCTGGTGGGTGGTGCAAGTATTCGGTTGGATTCCTTTTTGAAAATTGTTGAGGTTGCATCAACGCATTAA
- a CDS encoding dUTP diphosphatase, with translation MNKIKVKVMKKQGCEDIPLPQYMSEAASGMDLYAAVDGSIWLERNEIRLIPTGIHIELPPGYEAQVRPRSGLALKYGLTLVNTPGTIDSDYRGEIGIILCNLGKDRFTVERGMRIAQLVVQPVTRAELIEVERLEESPRGTGGFGHTGH, from the coding sequence ATGAATAAGATAAAAGTAAAGGTGATGAAAAAGCAGGGATGCGAGGATATTCCTTTGCCCCAATACATGAGTGAAGCCGCCAGCGGTATGGATTTGTATGCTGCGGTGGATGGGTCTATTTGGCTTGAGCGCAATGAAATTAGGTTGATTCCAACGGGTATCCACATTGAATTGCCTCCGGGATACGAGGCACAAGTCAGACCGAGAAGCGGTTTGGCTTTAAAGTACGGGTTGACGCTCGTGAATACCCCAGGCACAATTGACAGCGATTATCGTGGAGAAATTGGCATTATTTTATGCAATCTTGGGAAAGACAGATTTACTGTAGAACGGGGGATGCGGATTGCACAACTGGTGGTACAACCGGTGACCAGAGCGGAATTAATCGAGGTTGAACGTTTGGAAGAATCTCCGCGTGGTACGGGTGGTTTTGGTCATACGGGGCATTAA
- a CDS encoding PilZ domain-containing protein: MCGNRYFSRIRFTTLAQIQLNNTIHKLELSDISLRGALLHSRISIPLTIGTCCVLRIYLPATNVTLTFNAELVHLNDKNLGFKFLDADIDTMTHLRNLLGYNIGNPDQITHELHFWLDSV, encoded by the coding sequence ATGTGTGGTAACCGGTATTTTAGCCGTATCAGATTTACAACTTTGGCTCAAATTCAACTGAATAATACAATTCATAAACTAGAATTGTCAGATATATCTTTACGCGGAGCATTATTACATTCCAGAATTTCTATTCCTTTAACCATTGGGACTTGTTGTGTATTAAGAATCTATCTTCCTGCCACTAATGTTACCTTGACATTTAATGCAGAACTCGTTCATCTTAATGACAAAAATCTGGGATTTAAATTTTTAGATGCAGATATAGACACAATGACCCATCTGAGAAACCTGCTTGGCTATAATATTGGTAATCCTGACCAAATTACCCACGAACTTCATTTCTGGCTGGATTCTGTATGA
- the rimO gene encoding 30S ribosomal protein S12 methylthiotransferase RimO, translating into MGCTNGKNESGRKWIMRNMKSKKVALINLGCPKNLVDAEEILGRVADSGSTICQYPEDAEILIVNTCGFIDDSKKESIDTIFKMAKLKEDAHCKKLIVTGCLAQRYPKELQKEIPEIDHVVGLKDFEKLADLSGSDRKEKKPSSIQCSDDWRNRIRLTPRHYAYLRISDGCDNRCSYCAIPGIRGKFYSRTIENILEEAHQMAREGVKEINIISQDTTSYGIDLYGKQQLHALLEKLSNIEGIEWIRILYTHPRHFYPELVRTIGRYDKICKYIDLPIQHINDFILEKMGRGVTHAFIESLIDDLRTHIPQLFLRTSVIVGFPGETEEYFTELLEFVKSTKFERLGVFTYSKEEGTPAASFKKQIPLVVREQRYKEVMLAQQKIILKKHKNLVGNTIPVIIDEKDETKGRWFGRTYGDAPDVDSKVIIQENHLKVGNIKNMMISGTAGYDLIGTPVPLPENQVQRGQKKI; encoded by the coding sequence ATGGGATGCACAAATGGCAAGAATGAATCCGGAAGAAAATGGATAATGCGTAATATGAAATCAAAGAAAGTTGCTTTAATCAATTTGGGGTGTCCAAAAAACTTAGTAGATGCTGAGGAGATCCTTGGCAGGGTGGCAGACAGCGGAAGTACGATTTGTCAATACCCTGAGGATGCAGAGATACTGATCGTAAATACCTGCGGTTTTATCGATGATTCCAAAAAGGAGTCAATCGATACGATCTTCAAGATGGCAAAACTGAAAGAGGATGCACACTGTAAAAAACTCATTGTGACTGGCTGTCTGGCCCAACGGTATCCCAAAGAATTGCAGAAAGAAATTCCTGAAATCGATCACGTGGTGGGGCTGAAGGATTTTGAAAAACTGGCCGATCTGTCAGGCTCTGATCGCAAAGAGAAAAAGCCTTCTTCCATACAGTGCAGTGATGATTGGCGCAATCGAATCAGATTAACCCCCCGACATTATGCCTATCTCAGAATTTCTGACGGATGCGATAATCGTTGTAGCTATTGTGCCATTCCTGGCATACGTGGAAAGTTTTACAGCAGGACGATAGAGAATATCCTTGAAGAGGCGCACCAGATGGCCCGTGAGGGTGTAAAGGAAATTAATATTATTTCTCAGGATACAACCTCGTACGGCATAGATTTGTATGGCAAACAGCAGTTGCATGCATTATTAGAAAAACTTTCAAATATAGAGGGCATTGAGTGGATACGGATACTCTATACCCATCCACGGCATTTTTATCCGGAGCTTGTCCGTACAATAGGCCGATATGATAAAATCTGCAAATATATCGATCTGCCTATTCAACACATTAATGATTTTATTTTAGAGAAGATGGGACGTGGTGTAACACACGCCTTTATAGAGAGTCTGATCGATGACCTGCGAACTCACATCCCGCAACTGTTTTTAAGGACCTCTGTAATTGTCGGGTTTCCTGGAGAAACAGAGGAATATTTTACTGAGCTTTTAGAATTTGTAAAAAGTACCAAATTTGAAAGACTGGGGGTTTTTACTTACTCAAAAGAAGAAGGTACACCTGCTGCATCCTTTAAAAAACAGATACCCCTGGTGGTAAGGGAACAGCGATACAAGGAAGTTATGCTTGCTCAACAAAAAATTATTTTGAAAAAACACAAAAATCTGGTGGGAAATACAATTCCCGTTATTATCGATGAAAAGGATGAGACGAAGGGAAGATGGTTTGGCAGAACATACGGGGATGCGCCTGACGTGGATAGTAAGGTAATTATCCAGGAAAATCATTTGAAAGTTGGCAATATTAAAAATATGATGATTTCAGGTACCGCGGGATATGACTTGATAGGAACACCTGTTCCTTTACCAGAAAACCAGGTACAGAGGGGGCAAAAGAAGATCTAA
- a CDS encoding YicC family protein produces the protein MLKSMTGFGIAEYKDNERTVRVELRSVNNRFLKVDSRLPDVLQSFESEIERSIREKINRGTVLLNVNYQSLRQESEYVLNTERLKGYYQLLSDMKKEIGSRERISVNSLIQLPGVLQKGKNHEDADALLSICISLINEALKKMLEMRAVEGRHLGKDIERRKELILSILDKIETRAPVVVQEYSKRLQSRLASLLTGTTIELTDSNLCREIAIFAERCDITEEISRLKSHLYQLQEAIQSDEPMGRKLDFIVQEMFRETNTMCSKANDSVMLKDLVDIKTEIEKIREQIFNIE, from the coding sequence ATGCTCAAAAGTATGACGGGGTTTGGTATAGCTGAATATAAAGATAATGAACGTACGGTGCGGGTGGAATTGCGTTCGGTCAATAATCGATTCTTGAAGGTAGACTCGCGGTTGCCAGATGTATTGCAGTCCTTTGAAAGCGAGATCGAACGTTCAATCAGGGAAAAAATCAACCGTGGTACAGTTCTTTTAAATGTGAATTATCAGTCGCTTCGACAAGAATCTGAGTACGTCTTGAATACTGAGAGATTAAAAGGATATTATCAATTGTTAAGCGATATGAAAAAAGAAATAGGTTCCAGGGAGCGGATATCCGTTAATTCTTTGATACAGCTTCCAGGTGTACTGCAAAAGGGGAAAAACCACGAGGATGCAGATGCCCTGTTATCCATATGCATCTCTCTCATTAACGAGGCCCTGAAAAAGATGCTGGAAATGAGGGCTGTTGAGGGGAGGCATCTTGGAAAAGATATTGAACGACGAAAAGAACTTATCCTTTCGATACTCGATAAAATTGAAACAAGGGCACCTGTCGTAGTCCAGGAATATAGCAAGCGTTTACAGAGCAGGCTTGCCTCACTGCTGACGGGGACAACTATAGAATTAACCGATAGTAACCTCTGCCGCGAAATTGCCATCTTCGCAGAACGATGTGATATTACCGAGGAAATCAGTCGCCTTAAAAGCCATTTGTATCAACTGCAAGAAGCGATACAATCGGATGAACCAATGGGGAGGAAGCTTGATTTTATTGTACAAGAAATGTTCCGTGAAACCAATACCATGTGCTCAAAGGCAAACGATAGTGTGATGCTGAAGGATTTGGTGGATATAAAGACAGAAATTGAGAAAATCCGGGAGCAGATCTTTAACATTGAATAA